The Manis javanica isolate MJ-LG chromosome 6, MJ_LKY, whole genome shotgun sequence genome contains a region encoding:
- the SESN3 gene encoding sestrin-3 isoform X4, with amino-acid sequence MNRGSSGPSAAANYLLCTNCRKVLRKDKRIRVSQPLTRGPSAFIPEKEVIQADTADERTNFLVEEYSTSGRLDNVTQVMALHAQYLESFLRSQFYMLRMDGPLPLPHRHYIAIMAAARHQCSYLINMHVDEFLKTGGIAEWLNGLEYVPQRLKNLNEINKLLAHRPWLITKEHIQKLVKTGENNWSLPELVHAVVLLAHYHALASFVFGSGINPERDPEISNGFRLISVNNFCVCDLANDNNIENASLAGTNFGIVDSLSELEALMERMKRLQEEREEEETSQEEMTTRFEKEKKESLFVVSGDTFHSFPHSDFEYDMIITSDVSRYIEDPGFGYEDFARRGEEHLPTFRAQDYTWENHGFSLVNRLYSDIGHLLDEKFRMVYNLTYNTMATHEDVDTTMLRRALFNYVHCMFGIRYDDYDYGEVNQLLERSLKVYIKTVTCYPERTTKRMYDSYWHQFKHSEKVHVNLLLMEARMQAELLYALRAITRHLT; translated from the exons GTCATCCAAGCAGACACAGCAGATGAGCGCACCAACTTCCTGGTGGAGGAGTACTCGACGTCCGGCCGCCTGGACAACGTCACGCAGGTCATGGCTCTGCACGCCCAATACCTGGAGTCCTTCCTGCGGAGCCAGTTCTACATGCTGCGCATGGACGGCCCCCTTCCCCTGCCGCACAGGCACTACATCGCAATAATG GCTGCAGCCAGACACCAGTGTTCTTACTTAATAAACATGCATGTGGATGAATTTTTAAAGACAGGAGGTATTGCTGAGTGGTTGAATGgtttggaatatgtaccacaaaGGCTGAAAAatcttaatgaaataaataagctGCTAGCACACCGACCCTGGCTGATCACAAAAGAGCACATTCAG aaacttgtcaaaactggagaaaataattgGTCTCTGCCAGAACTGGTACATGCTGTGGTCCTACTGGCACATTATCATGCGCTGGCGAGCTTTGTTTTTGGTAGTGGCATCAATCCAGAGAGAGACCCAGAAATATCCAACGGATTCAGGCTGATATCAGTCAacaatttctgtgtgtgtgatcTCGCTAATGACAACAACATAGAGAACGCATCCCTCGCAGGCACCAACTTTGGG ATTGTAGATTCTCTGAGTGAGCTAGAGGCCTTAATGGAGAGAATGAAAAGGCttcaggaagaaagggaagaagaagagacaTCTCAGGAAGAAATGACCACTCGTTttgagaaggagaagaaagaaagtctTTTCGTGGTTTCTGGAgatacttttcattcatttcctcattcag ATTTTGAGTATGACATGATTATAACATCTGATGTCTCCCGATATATTGAAGACCCTGGTTTTGGGTATGAAGACTTTGCCAGACGAGGAGAAGAACATTTGCCAACATTCCGAGCTCAG GACTACACCTGGGAAAATCACGGGTTCTCCCTGGTGAACAGGCTTTATTCTGACATTGGACATCTTCTTGATGAAAAGTTTCGCATGGTCTACAATCTCACCTATAACACTATGGCCACCCATGAGGACGTGGACACAACCATGCTACGCAGAGCTTTATTTAACTATGTTCACTGTATGTTTGGAATCAG GTATGATGACTATGATTATGGAGAAGTTAATCAATTACTTGAACGAAGCCTGAAGGTTTACATTAAGACAGTGACCTGCTATCCTGAGAGAACTACCAAGCGCATGTATGATAGTTACTGGCATCAGTTCAAACACTCAGAAAAG gttCACGTAAATTTACTTTTAATGGAAGCACGGATGCAAGCTGAACTTCTTTATGCTCTTCGTGCCATAACTCGGCATTTGACCTGA